A window from Rhodothermus bifroesti encodes these proteins:
- a CDS encoding RNA polymerase sigma-70 factor, which translates to MTPRLSAFEQQQLAARVRQGDAVAFEQLFRLYYAPLVHFAARIVGAFPEAEEIVQKVFVNLWQRRTLWVPQASVAAYLYGAVRNEAVKYCQRRPMAASLEAAETLTAESLDPDLQLLGNELAGLIERLVSELPQQRRLIFSLSRDHGLSYAEIAQALGISIKTVETQMGRALRQLRERLKTLLNVSF; encoded by the coding sequence ATGACCCCTAGGCTCTCTGCCTTCGAACAGCAGCAGCTGGCTGCGCGCGTTCGCCAAGGCGACGCCGTTGCTTTTGAGCAGCTATTTCGGCTGTATTATGCGCCACTAGTGCATTTTGCCGCACGTATTGTGGGAGCGTTCCCAGAAGCAGAGGAAATCGTCCAGAAGGTGTTTGTCAATCTTTGGCAACGACGTACCCTGTGGGTACCACAAGCCTCGGTAGCTGCCTACCTGTACGGCGCAGTGCGTAATGAAGCAGTCAAGTACTGCCAACGTCGCCCGATGGCTGCGTCCCTAGAAGCAGCCGAGACACTGACTGCCGAGTCATTGGATCCAGATCTCCAACTGCTTGGAAATGAACTGGCTGGGCTAATCGAGCGCCTGGTAAGCGAGCTGCCCCAGCAGCGGCGGCTGATCTTTTCCCTCTCCCGGGATCACGGCCTTTCATATGCAGAAATTGCCCAAGCTTTAGGCATCTCGATTAAAACCGTCGAAACGCAGATGGGGCGGGCGTTGCGCCAGCTGCGTGAACGCCTAAAAACGCTGCTGAACGTCTCATTTTGA
- a CDS encoding FecR domain-containing protein, with product MHEAIDWELLARYVSGNCSEVERAAVEAWANADPAHRQLLEELKETWILMGQAHRPVSVEAAWQRVKVQLTAAHDRAPQPIRRRQPWSVRVLAVLAVALGLALLYAELWPSKDTGKAEVETARVFTTQRGQRATIQLVDGTRILLAPESRLEVAAAYGQKARDVALVGEAFFEVASDSAHPFVVHTSRLAVHVLGTAFGVRAYADESQVYVAVRQGKVQVRPDTAPGMLSVLLEAGQLARVVGQGQLQVERPANLEAYVGWTEGRLVFARTPLREVVQVLKRFYDLEIELAEPSLGDRQLTATFEEAPAYQVLQIIAATMKLETVRDARNPRRIVWRPTPDS from the coding sequence ATGCACGAAGCAATCGATTGGGAGCTCTTGGCCAGATACGTGTCGGGCAATTGCTCAGAAGTGGAGCGAGCGGCCGTCGAGGCTTGGGCTAATGCAGACCCTGCACATCGCCAGCTGCTGGAAGAGCTGAAGGAAACATGGATACTCATGGGGCAGGCGCACAGGCCGGTGTCGGTTGAAGCGGCTTGGCAACGCGTCAAAGTGCAGCTTACCGCAGCGCACGACCGAGCGCCACAGCCGATACGCCGGCGCCAGCCATGGAGTGTGCGGGTGCTTGCAGTACTAGCAGTGGCTTTAGGGCTTGCGCTGCTTTATGCCGAACTCTGGCCATCCAAGGATACAGGTAAAGCGGAAGTCGAGACAGCGCGGGTGTTTACAACACAGCGGGGTCAGCGGGCAACAATTCAGCTGGTGGACGGCACGCGCATTTTGCTTGCTCCTGAGTCTCGCTTAGAAGTTGCAGCTGCCTACGGTCAAAAGGCACGCGACGTGGCCCTCGTAGGAGAGGCATTCTTTGAAGTGGCTTCCGACTCGGCGCATCCGTTTGTGGTGCACACGTCGCGGCTAGCTGTGCACGTGCTAGGAACAGCCTTTGGCGTGCGGGCCTATGCCGATGAAAGTCAGGTCTACGTAGCGGTGCGCCAGGGTAAAGTACAGGTGCGGCCAGATACGGCCCCAGGCATGTTGTCTGTTTTACTCGAGGCGGGCCAGCTGGCGCGTGTCGTCGGGCAAGGACAGCTTCAGGTAGAGCGACCTGCAAACCTAGAAGCCTACGTGGGATGGACAGAAGGTCGGCTGGTTTTTGCACGAACCCCCTTGCGCGAAGTGGTGCAAGTCCTAAAGCGCTTCTACGACTTGGAAATTGAGCTGGCAGAGCCTTCGTTGGGAGATCGGCAGTTGACTGCCACGTTCGAAGAAGCTCCAGCTTACCAGGTACTGCAAATCATTGCAGCCACCATGAAGCTGGAAACTGTACGTGATGCGCGCAACCCGCGCCGGATTGTTTGGCGCCCGACTCCTGATTCCTGA
- a CDS encoding SusC/RagA family TonB-linked outer membrane protein produces MTTRQHRNQKRLWRRWLWTVSVGVLFLGPLAWAQQPATTQAAKTEASIAWLGDAYLESAARLSQPLELTLHQVPREKALQIIARQANLRLSYEWSEALAEPVSLHQKQGTVLDALYAVTAGTNLRLMISRSGYLLVTRAGTLMPEAEAPMAVAQEGSIAGRVVDAQTGEGLPGVNVFLVGTTLGSSTDIDGNYRIGNIPPGIYTLQASFVGYRTATVDSVVVRAGEVTVVNLALEQEIVGLEEIVVVGYGTQRRRDITGAVASVNVERLQELPITNVVEALQTRAPGVRVITSDGRPGGSGLEVQVRGVRSLTASNQPLFVIDGVPVEGVNLSELNLNDIVSIEVLKDASAAAIYGARGSNGVVLVTTRRGREGRGRFSYEGSVGFSEVARPLQVFSGEEFIALRREANRAAGQPTDDAAILDPVELEVAQSGQFVDWQDLVFRTGLRHSHNLSYAGGSENFQIYASGGYLRETGILKRTFFERGSLRLNTDYQPLRWLRFSTNVLVARTKEDLAGSERYGPLWTAYTLSPLSKVYDEQGNLRPYVTNDPTAWNPLFQLQESKDDRWSTRLLGNIVAQLNLYEGLNYQLNAGLDYSSRENGQYRTRQYSGGGQQRAVLEYGQSQSYTVENILTYERRIGTLHNLHGTLLYSVQRVQDENLRAETRDLPTDLLDYNAISSGADVRAPARNYTAWSLESYMARIRYSLADKYLLTLTGRIDGSSKFGKGNKYGFFPAIAFAWQLNQEPFLASVQQIDNLKLRLSWGQTGNQEIPIYQSLGQTGLWSYPFGSTIVKGYAPASLPNPNLKWEKTTQANIGLDVSLFRGRLMSTIDVYRSWTSDLLLQRQIPVTNGFTSILDNVGKTENWGIDLNLNTYLINRRDLSWEINLNWSLSRSKIVRLTGQTDAEGRPVDDIANRWFIGHPIGVIYDWVFDGIFCSGRSYDPAACQQEIAASAQRDAQPGDIRVKDLNGDGVINDLDRTIVGSAEPDWYGGLGTTLTFKNFDFSVFFTAVQGVTRYNPYIYPRAYDPNIVVIFLQGRSNGLKVDYWTPEDPDADFPRPHRQREMPRYLSARAVWDASYVQLRNITLGYTLPQRFATRLGVERLRLYAAGNNLYYWTNFDSYNPEQGDVEGYPVARTLTLGLSMSF; encoded by the coding sequence ATGACAACGCGTCAACACCGGAATCAGAAGCGCCTTTGGAGGCGATGGCTGTGGACCGTCAGTGTGGGAGTGCTCTTTTTAGGGCCTCTAGCATGGGCCCAACAGCCAGCGACAACCCAGGCTGCCAAAACAGAGGCATCTATTGCCTGGCTGGGCGATGCCTATCTGGAAAGCGCTGCACGGCTAAGCCAGCCGCTTGAGCTAACGCTGCATCAAGTACCCCGAGAAAAAGCCCTGCAGATTATTGCACGGCAGGCCAACTTGCGTCTTTCCTATGAATGGAGTGAGGCGTTAGCCGAGCCAGTTTCGCTGCACCAAAAGCAAGGAACGGTGCTCGATGCCTTGTATGCTGTTACAGCAGGCACCAACTTGCGCCTCATGATTTCCCGGAGCGGCTACTTGTTGGTGACGCGAGCAGGCACCCTAATGCCAGAAGCTGAGGCGCCCATGGCGGTTGCCCAAGAAGGGAGCATTGCCGGCCGGGTTGTCGATGCCCAAACAGGCGAAGGATTGCCGGGGGTTAACGTCTTTTTGGTGGGCACAACGCTAGGAAGCAGCACCGACATTGACGGTAATTACCGCATTGGCAACATTCCCCCTGGTATTTACACGCTGCAGGCTTCGTTTGTGGGCTACCGTACGGCCACGGTGGATAGCGTCGTTGTGCGTGCGGGTGAGGTGACGGTGGTAAACCTGGCCCTAGAACAAGAAATTGTAGGCCTGGAGGAGATCGTGGTGGTTGGCTACGGCACCCAACGTCGTCGGGATATTACAGGTGCTGTGGCTTCGGTAAATGTCGAGCGGCTGCAGGAGCTGCCCATAACAAACGTCGTCGAAGCACTGCAGACGCGGGCTCCAGGCGTGCGCGTGATTACCTCCGATGGACGTCCAGGCGGTAGCGGCTTGGAAGTGCAAGTGCGCGGCGTGCGCTCGCTGACAGCCAGCAACCAGCCGCTATTTGTCATCGATGGCGTTCCGGTTGAAGGCGTCAACCTCTCTGAGCTCAACCTAAACGATATCGTCTCGATTGAGGTCCTTAAAGATGCTTCGGCAGCTGCAATCTACGGGGCTCGTGGCTCTAACGGGGTTGTACTCGTTACGACGCGGCGTGGCCGAGAAGGCCGGGGGCGTTTTAGCTATGAAGGTAGCGTTGGCTTTTCTGAAGTGGCCCGTCCACTTCAGGTGTTTAGCGGCGAAGAATTTATCGCCCTGCGCCGTGAGGCTAACCGTGCTGCAGGACAGCCCACGGACGATGCAGCGATCCTGGATCCCGTGGAGCTTGAAGTAGCCCAAAGTGGCCAGTTTGTGGACTGGCAGGACTTGGTCTTCCGTACCGGCTTGCGACACAGCCACAACCTAAGCTATGCGGGCGGTTCAGAAAACTTCCAAATTTATGCCAGTGGGGGCTACCTGCGCGAAACGGGTATTCTGAAGCGGACGTTCTTTGAGCGCGGGTCGCTCCGGCTCAACACCGATTACCAGCCGCTGCGCTGGCTTCGGTTCAGCACCAATGTTTTGGTAGCGCGCACGAAGGAAGACCTAGCCGGCAGTGAGCGCTACGGTCCACTGTGGACGGCCTATACGCTTTCGCCGCTTTCTAAAGTTTACGACGAGCAGGGTAACTTGCGGCCCTATGTGACCAACGACCCCACCGCATGGAATCCGCTCTTCCAGCTGCAAGAGTCCAAAGATGATCGCTGGAGTACCCGCCTGCTAGGCAATATCGTAGCCCAGCTGAACCTCTACGAAGGGCTTAATTATCAGCTCAACGCGGGCTTAGACTACAGCTCGCGAGAAAATGGCCAGTATCGCACGCGGCAATACTCCGGCGGTGGTCAGCAACGGGCGGTATTAGAGTATGGGCAGAGCCAAAGCTACACGGTAGAAAATATCCTCACCTATGAGCGCCGGATAGGTACCCTGCACAACCTGCACGGCACGCTCCTCTACAGCGTGCAGCGCGTACAGGATGAAAACCTGCGTGCCGAAACGCGCGATCTGCCTACCGACTTGCTTGACTACAACGCCATCAGCAGTGGCGCCGATGTGCGGGCACCTGCACGGAACTATACGGCCTGGAGCCTTGAGTCCTACATGGCACGCATTCGCTATAGCCTGGCTGATAAGTACTTACTCACGCTAACGGGTCGCATCGACGGCTCCTCAAAATTCGGTAAGGGCAATAAGTATGGCTTTTTCCCAGCCATAGCTTTTGCTTGGCAGCTTAATCAAGAGCCATTCTTGGCTTCGGTGCAACAAATCGACAACCTGAAGCTGCGCTTAAGCTGGGGACAAACCGGTAACCAAGAAATCCCGATCTACCAGTCGCTAGGACAAACAGGCCTGTGGTCTTATCCCTTTGGGAGTACCATCGTCAAAGGCTATGCCCCTGCTTCCTTGCCTAACCCCAACCTCAAGTGGGAGAAAACCACGCAGGCCAACATAGGGCTGGATGTATCGCTCTTCCGTGGTCGCTTAATGTCGACCATCGACGTGTATCGCTCCTGGACTTCGGATCTGCTCCTACAGCGACAAATTCCGGTAACCAATGGCTTTACAAGCATTCTAGACAACGTAGGCAAAACCGAAAACTGGGGGATCGACCTCAACCTGAATACCTATCTCATCAATCGAAGGGACCTCAGCTGGGAGATTAACCTCAACTGGTCGTTGAGTCGCTCAAAAATTGTGCGGCTTACTGGCCAGACCGATGCCGAAGGTCGACCCGTCGACGACATCGCTAACCGCTGGTTTATCGGCCATCCGATCGGCGTGATTTACGACTGGGTCTTCGATGGCATTTTCTGCTCAGGCCGTAGCTACGACCCTGCCGCCTGCCAGCAAGAAATTGCCGCTAGCGCCCAGCGTGACGCTCAACCTGGCGACATTCGCGTCAAAGACCTCAATGGGGATGGCGTGATTAACGACCTCGATCGAACCATCGTCGGTAGCGCAGAACCCGACTGGTACGGCGGTTTGGGCACGACGCTTACATTCAAAAACTTCGATTTCAGCGTCTTCTTTACGGCTGTCCAGGGCGTGACCCGCTATAACCCCTACATCTACCCGCGGGCCTACGACCCCAACATTGTGGTCATCTTTCTCCAAGGGCGTAGCAATGGCCTAAAAGTCGACTACTGGACCCCCGAAGATCCAGACGCCGACTTTCCTCGGCCACACCGCCAGCGGGAAATGCCCCGTTACCTCTCAGCACGGGCCGTTTGGGATGCCTCCTACGTCCAGCTCCGGAACATCACGCTGGGCTATACGCTGCCGCAGCGTTTTGCAACCCGACTGGGCGTAGAGCGCCTGCGCCTATATGCGGCCGGCAATAACCTGTACTACTGGACCAACTTCGACTCTTACAACCCCGAGCAAGGGGATGTCGAAGGCTATCCGGTGGCACGGACCCTGACCCTGGGACTTTCGATGTCGTTCTGA
- a CDS encoding RagB/SusD family nutrient uptake outer membrane protein: MKRLTRTTAWLLSGLLLMGSLSGCGESFLEEEPKTFISTNAVLSSPEGLEGAIVALYAFPRLLYQSPRYSYWFISGTDEVRVGPLHEDLGTALYNSDLNPQHPASREYWNQSFQALYRANAIIANAPKVDFKGNEARRNRVLAEARFFRAYILFYLHQRYGNIPLVTEPSETIREKEQPAPAEEIYHVIVEDLQFAINNLDWTYNQPGRITKGAAMHLLAKVYLVLQNWQQAGQLAETLIQQGPYRLLSDPAAIFADGNEDNAEAIWTIKFDPRTGGGHFLAPMFTPLYDRIQGVRRSFEQGGRPWARMYPSAYLLSLFDKNDKRLKAWYKTHWVYDAPEEGLPPGRQVGDTVRAKDFNPPIDSLLWLHPACKKYWEYGSTRNINAADSWKGIIRYRLAETYLIAAEAFMRQGNQTKALQYINALRQRAGVADLTQLNEDLLLEEHARELAFEGDRWFTLKRMGRLVQHVRLYNPQAAPNIQDYHVNMPIPQEFVDLTGFPQNTGYH, encoded by the coding sequence ATGAAGCGTTTAACCCGAACCACGGCGTGGCTCCTAAGCGGGCTGCTACTTATGGGCAGCCTCAGCGGCTGCGGCGAAAGTTTCCTTGAGGAGGAGCCTAAAACGTTCATCAGTACCAACGCCGTACTGAGCTCTCCAGAAGGACTGGAAGGCGCTATTGTAGCGCTCTATGCTTTCCCTCGCTTGCTCTACCAGAGCCCACGCTATAGCTACTGGTTTATCTCTGGAACCGACGAGGTGCGTGTAGGCCCACTGCACGAAGATCTGGGTACAGCGCTCTACAACAGCGACCTGAACCCGCAGCACCCAGCCTCCCGAGAGTACTGGAACCAGTCGTTTCAGGCGCTCTACCGCGCCAATGCCATCATTGCCAACGCCCCCAAAGTAGACTTCAAAGGCAACGAAGCGCGTCGCAACCGCGTCCTGGCCGAAGCACGCTTCTTCCGAGCCTATATCTTGTTTTACCTCCACCAACGCTACGGCAATATCCCCTTGGTGACAGAGCCCTCGGAAACCATCCGGGAAAAAGAACAACCTGCACCAGCTGAGGAAATCTATCACGTGATTGTCGAGGACTTGCAGTTTGCAATCAATAACCTGGATTGGACTTATAATCAGCCGGGGCGGATTACCAAGGGGGCAGCCATGCACTTGCTGGCTAAGGTGTACCTGGTACTGCAAAACTGGCAGCAGGCCGGACAGCTTGCCGAAACACTCATTCAACAAGGGCCTTACCGCCTCTTAAGTGATCCAGCCGCCATCTTTGCCGATGGCAATGAAGACAACGCCGAAGCCATCTGGACCATTAAATTCGACCCCCGCACGGGCGGTGGGCATTTCCTAGCCCCAATGTTTACCCCGCTATACGACCGCATCCAAGGCGTGCGGCGCTCGTTTGAACAAGGCGGACGGCCCTGGGCCCGCATGTATCCTAGCGCCTACCTGCTTAGCCTTTTTGACAAGAATGACAAACGGCTCAAAGCCTGGTACAAGACGCACTGGGTCTATGATGCACCCGAAGAAGGACTACCCCCAGGCCGACAGGTGGGCGATACGGTACGGGCAAAAGACTTTAACCCTCCCATTGACTCGCTGCTTTGGCTGCACCCTGCCTGCAAGAAGTATTGGGAGTATGGCTCTACGCGAAACATCAACGCAGCTGATTCCTGGAAGGGCATTATCCGCTATCGGCTAGCAGAAACCTACTTGATCGCGGCCGAAGCTTTCATGCGCCAGGGCAATCAAACCAAGGCGCTACAGTATATTAATGCCTTACGCCAGCGTGCAGGCGTAGCAGACCTCACCCAGCTCAATGAAGACCTTCTGCTGGAAGAGCATGCCCGTGAGCTGGCCTTCGAGGGTGACCGCTGGTTTACGCTAAAGCGCATGGGGCGTCTGGTGCAGCACGTGCGCCTCTATAACCCGCAGGCTGCACCCAACATCCAGGATTACCACGTGAACATGCCTATTCCACAGGAATTTGTGGACCTGACAGGCTTCCCACAAAATACCGGCTATCACTAA
- a CDS encoding alpha-glucuronidase family glycosyl hydrolase produces MRYRSLLLLALCLLGTGKPTQAEDGYELWLRYVRIADEPLRQAYRNQLRAVHLEATSPTLEIVRDELKRGLEGLLGEAVTWTTRTDLTGLLLVGTPASCPTIAALGLERELTSLGPEGFLIRTLKLEGRPATVIAAQTDIGVLYGTFHLLRLLQTHRPIEALEVQEAPRLRLRVLNHWDNLDRTVERGYAGFSLWDWFKLPDYADPRYRDYARANASLGINGTVLTNVNADARVLLPEFLQKVAALAQVFRPYGIRVYLTARFSAPIEIGGLKTADPLDPDVQAWWQQKVAEIYRYIPDFGGFLVKANSEGQPGPQDYGRTHADGANMLADALAPYGGVVMWRAFVYAPSAEDRIKQAYDEFVPLDGRFRSNVLVQVKNGPLDFQPREPFHPLFGATPQTPLMMEFQITKEYLGFSTHLAYLGTMWEEVLQADTYARGEGSTVARIIDGSLFGHKLTGMAGVANIGTDRNWCGSIFDQANWYAFGRLAWNPYLRAAEIAEEWIRMTFTNEARFVEPVKEMMLESREAVVNYMTPLGLAHLMGPGHHYGPAPWFDKAPRPDWNNVYYHRADTLGIGFDRTATGSNAVAQYFSPLSEIFGSLERCPEKYLLWFHRVPWDYPMRSGRTLWEELVDHYYRGVETVRRWQRVWAALSAFVDAERFEQIATYLRIQEKEAVWWRDACVLYFQKFSRQPIPPGYEAPQHSLEEAMRRQEMLQRFPMPGH; encoded by the coding sequence ATGCGATATCGGTCGTTGCTGTTGTTGGCGCTTTGCTTGCTAGGCACAGGAAAACCGACGCAGGCAGAAGACGGCTACGAACTTTGGCTGCGCTACGTGCGCATTGCCGACGAACCGTTGCGCCAGGCCTACCGCAACCAGCTTCGCGCGGTACATCTAGAGGCCACTTCCCCAACGCTAGAGATCGTACGGGACGAGCTCAAGCGCGGCCTGGAAGGCCTTCTCGGCGAAGCGGTGACATGGACAACGCGCACCGACCTTACAGGCCTGCTCCTTGTGGGAACGCCTGCCTCTTGCCCAACCATTGCAGCACTAGGACTGGAACGTGAGCTTACTTCCTTAGGCCCCGAAGGCTTTCTGATTCGAACCCTCAAGCTCGAAGGCCGTCCAGCTACCGTGATTGCAGCTCAGACGGATATTGGCGTGCTTTACGGTACGTTTCACCTATTGCGCCTGCTGCAAACGCATCGACCCATTGAGGCCCTGGAAGTGCAGGAAGCACCTCGGCTTCGCCTGCGCGTGCTGAATCACTGGGACAACCTGGATCGAACGGTCGAGCGTGGATACGCTGGCTTCTCACTCTGGGACTGGTTTAAACTGCCGGATTACGCTGACCCCCGCTATCGGGACTATGCCCGGGCCAACGCCTCGCTGGGCATCAATGGCACCGTGCTAACCAACGTCAATGCCGACGCTCGGGTGCTATTGCCAGAATTTCTGCAAAAAGTAGCGGCACTGGCCCAGGTTTTTCGCCCCTATGGCATTCGGGTGTACCTAACCGCTCGCTTCAGCGCCCCAATCGAAATTGGCGGACTCAAAACCGCTGATCCGCTCGATCCTGACGTGCAGGCCTGGTGGCAGCAAAAAGTGGCCGAGATCTATCGATACATCCCAGATTTTGGTGGCTTTCTGGTTAAGGCTAACTCTGAAGGGCAACCAGGCCCACAGGATTACGGCCGCACGCATGCCGATGGCGCCAACATGCTGGCCGATGCTTTGGCCCCCTACGGAGGCGTAGTGATGTGGCGCGCCTTTGTGTATGCTCCTAGCGCCGAGGATCGCATTAAGCAGGCCTACGATGAGTTTGTGCCTCTGGACGGACGGTTCCGATCCAACGTGCTCGTGCAGGTCAAAAACGGCCCGCTTGACTTCCAACCACGCGAGCCCTTCCACCCGCTCTTTGGCGCTACCCCCCAAACACCCTTGATGATGGAGTTTCAGATCACGAAGGAATATCTTGGTTTTTCGACCCACCTGGCCTACCTGGGCACCATGTGGGAGGAAGTGCTGCAGGCCGATACCTACGCTCGTGGTGAAGGCTCCACTGTAGCCCGCATCATCGATGGCAGCCTCTTTGGACATAAGCTAACCGGAATGGCCGGTGTAGCCAATATTGGCACTGACCGCAATTGGTGTGGCAGCATCTTCGATCAGGCCAACTGGTACGCCTTTGGGCGTTTAGCCTGGAATCCATACTTGCGTGCCGCTGAAATCGCTGAAGAGTGGATCCGTATGACTTTCACCAACGAGGCACGCTTTGTAGAACCAGTAAAAGAAATGATGCTGGAGTCCCGTGAGGCGGTGGTTAACTACATGACCCCCTTGGGTCTGGCCCACTTGATGGGTCCTGGCCACCATTACGGTCCTGCACCTTGGTTCGACAAAGCACCCCGTCCCGACTGGAACAACGTTTATTACCATCGGGCCGATACGTTGGGCATCGGCTTCGACCGCACCGCAACAGGCAGCAATGCCGTAGCTCAGTACTTTTCCCCCTTATCCGAAATCTTTGGTAGCCTAGAACGTTGTCCCGAAAAATACCTGCTTTGGTTTCATCGCGTGCCTTGGGATTATCCGATGCGCTCAGGAAGAACGCTTTGGGAAGAACTCGTCGATCACTACTACCGGGGTGTAGAAACGGTGCGGCGTTGGCAGCGTGTGTGGGCCGCTCTAAGCGCATTTGTCGATGCTGAACGCTTTGAGCAAATTGCCACATACTTGCGCATCCAGGAAAAAGAAGCCGTCTGGTGGCGCGATGCCTGCGTGCTGTACTTTCAAAAGTTTTCAAGACAACCAATCCCACCTGGCTACGAAGCCCCACAGCATTCCCTAGAAGAAGCCATGCGCCGCCAAGAAATGCTGCAGCGTTTCCCAATGCCAGGGCATTAA